A part of Saccharomonospora amisosensis genomic DNA contains:
- a CDS encoding 3-oxoacid CoA-transferase subunit B: MVTPLDRGRIAARVAKDLRPGWYVNLGVGIPLLLADTLARSRDFVLHSENGILGLGSEAAEAERDPDLVDAGGRFATLTAGASLFDSATSFAMLRGGHIDAAVIGAYQVSQRGDLANWNVPGRKFGGIGGAADIGASVPNLFVTMTHISRDGEPKIVEECSYPLTAVRAVTRVYTDLAVLTVTERGLRLDEAVDGMTPRDVQRVTGAPLYWDDTFRTLTV, from the coding sequence ATGGTCACCCCGCTTGATCGTGGCCGGATCGCCGCAAGGGTCGCAAAGGATCTGCGACCCGGCTGGTACGTCAACCTCGGCGTGGGCATCCCGCTGCTGCTGGCGGACACGCTGGCCCGCTCGCGGGACTTCGTGCTGCACAGCGAGAACGGCATCCTCGGCCTCGGTTCCGAAGCGGCCGAGGCCGAGCGTGATCCCGATCTGGTTGACGCGGGCGGCCGGTTCGCGACATTGACGGCAGGGGCGAGCCTGTTCGACTCCGCGACGTCGTTCGCCATGCTGCGCGGCGGCCATATCGACGCTGCCGTCATCGGCGCCTACCAGGTGTCGCAGCGGGGGGATCTGGCGAACTGGAACGTGCCGGGCCGCAAGTTCGGCGGCATCGGTGGGGCCGCCGACATCGGCGCTTCGGTGCCGAACCTGTTCGTGACGATGACGCACATTTCCCGCGACGGCGAACCCAAGATCGTCGAGGAGTGCAGCTACCCGCTCACGGCGGTGCGGGCCGTCACGCGTGTCTACACCGACCTCGCCGTGCTGACCGTGACCGAGCGGGGGTTGCGGCTCGACGAGGCGGTCGACGGCATGACGCCGCGGGACGTACAGCGAGTGACCGGCGCGCCGCTGTACTGGGACGACACCTTCCGCACTTTGACGGTCTGA
- a CDS encoding SAM-dependent methyltransferase, which produces MSEPVPEGVDLDHPNPARIYDWFLGGTTNWAIDREFGAKVVETFPLVRTMARVGREFLGRGVRHLASQGITQFLDLGSGVPTVGNVHEIADSVNPGSRCVYVDNEPVAVAHSRVLLERQGDPARHAVLHGDLRHADGIWERALATGVLDPSRPVGLIVVNVLYFFGDGDRPYDFVARYRDLLPSGSYLLSSHLTEDGVPREGSSERARVRSQYQSSGSPLHLRTREEFTRFFDGFDLVEPGVVWVPLWQPDVAASPASEEFADEPSASSAFAALGRKP; this is translated from the coding sequence ATGTCGGAACCCGTTCCCGAGGGTGTGGACCTCGACCACCCGAACCCGGCGAGGATCTACGACTGGTTCCTTGGCGGCACGACGAACTGGGCCATCGACAGGGAGTTCGGCGCCAAGGTGGTGGAGACCTTCCCGCTGGTGCGCACCATGGCCAGGGTCGGCAGGGAATTCCTCGGCAGGGGTGTGCGTCACCTGGCCTCGCAGGGGATCACGCAGTTCCTCGATCTGGGCTCGGGTGTGCCGACGGTCGGCAACGTCCACGAGATCGCGGACTCGGTGAATCCCGGTAGCCGTTGTGTGTACGTCGACAACGAGCCGGTTGCCGTCGCGCACTCGCGGGTGCTGCTGGAACGGCAGGGAGACCCGGCCAGGCACGCGGTGTTGCACGGCGATCTGCGGCACGCCGACGGCATCTGGGAGCGAGCGCTCGCGACGGGCGTGCTCGACCCGAGCAGGCCCGTCGGACTCATCGTGGTGAACGTGCTGTACTTCTTCGGCGACGGGGACCGTCCTTACGATTTCGTCGCGCGCTACCGCGACCTGTTGCCCTCCGGTTCGTACCTGCTCAGCTCCCACCTGACCGAGGACGGGGTGCCGAGGGAGGGCTCGAGCGAGCGCGCGCGGGTGCGCAGCCAGTACCAGAGTTCGGGCTCCCCGCTGCACCTTCGCACCCGTGAGGAGTTCACGCGGTTCTTCGACGGGTTCGACCTGGTGGAGCCCGGTGTGGTGTGGGTTCCGCTGTGGCAGCCGGACGTTGCCGCCTCGCCCGCATCCGAGGAGTTCGCCGACGAGCCGTCGGCGAGCAGCGCGTTCGCGGCACTGGGCCGCAAACCCTGA
- a CDS encoding TetR/AcrR family transcriptional regulator, which yields MPRTADHAQRRSQLVDALLRVASRAGLHAVTMRSVAAEAGVSLRLVQYYFRTKAGLMHAALEELERRAHERWAARLARLPGEAPARAHLEAFLAEALPTDAPSRTFHLMWTSYAVLAMTDPDLAREPFVAGPDRLELRITDLLRGARAAGELRPGLDPATEAARLVTLNHGLGTSVLIGQRTAEAAMALLRRHLDELFGPDSGG from the coding sequence GTGCCCAGAACAGCCGATCACGCCCAGCGCAGATCTCAACTCGTCGACGCGCTCCTGCGGGTCGCGAGCAGGGCAGGACTGCACGCGGTGACGATGCGGTCGGTGGCCGCCGAAGCGGGGGTGTCACTGCGACTGGTCCAGTACTACTTCCGGACCAAGGCAGGCCTGATGCACGCCGCGCTGGAAGAACTCGAACGGCGCGCACACGAACGCTGGGCGGCCCGGCTGGCCCGGCTGCCGGGGGAAGCGCCAGCGCGCGCGCACCTCGAGGCGTTCCTGGCCGAAGCGTTGCCGACCGACGCGCCGAGCCGGACCTTCCACCTCATGTGGACGTCCTACGCGGTGCTCGCCATGACCGACCCGGACCTGGCGCGCGAACCGTTCGTGGCGGGCCCGGACCGGCTGGAGCTGCGGATCACCGATCTGCTGCGCGGGGCACGAGCGGCAGGTGAGCTGCGGCCCGGCCTCGACCCGGCGACAGAGGCGGCCCGCCTGGTGACGCTCAACCACGGGCTCGGCACCAGCGTGCTCATCGGCCAGCGCACCGCCGAAGCGGCCATGGCCCTGCTACGCCGCCATCTCGACGAGTTGTTCGGCCCCGACTCCGGTGGCTGA
- a CDS encoding MFS transporter yields MRALVAVCAAQFMVVLDVSIVNVALPRIEAALGLDVTASHWVVNAYTLVFAGLLLLGGRVADLYGHKRTLLVGLALFSTASLVAGLAGGQETLIAARAAQGLGAAVLAPATLTIVGTAFEGAARTRALAVWTGVGLAGGTAGNLAGGLLTQTMSWRAVLLVNVPIGVVTAWLARCLPPDRARARPRLDVPGAALAVAMLVCGTFGLARAGTHGWSDPATVTALIACGCALVLFVPVQTRWARHPLIPPRLLAHGQVARGNVIALLAGACLNPMWFFLAFSMQQVLQLGPLQTGLGFLPHTLLAIVVGVVVTPRLLRRVEGRTLLGIGALVAAAGFVWQSRLTPESGYLEDVLGPAVLISVGSGLLNTPVTLAATSGVPRQDAGAASGLLNTTKQVGAALGLAVLTTIAGPVSTDQGALASGYGRAFAAMAAALLVVAVLALTSPGAAVTSDRDGLRSTR; encoded by the coding sequence TTGCGGGCACTGGTGGCGGTATGCGCGGCGCAGTTCATGGTCGTGCTGGACGTCTCGATCGTTAACGTCGCGCTGCCCCGGATCGAGGCCGCGCTGGGCCTCGACGTCACGGCCTCGCACTGGGTCGTCAACGCCTACACGTTGGTGTTCGCGGGCCTGTTGTTGCTCGGCGGCAGGGTGGCCGACCTGTACGGGCACAAGCGGACATTGCTGGTAGGTCTGGCATTGTTCAGCACCGCGAGCCTCGTGGCGGGCCTGGCAGGCGGGCAGGAAACGCTGATCGCGGCGCGGGCCGCGCAGGGGCTCGGTGCGGCCGTGCTGGCCCCTGCCACGCTGACCATCGTCGGCACCGCCTTCGAAGGCGCAGCGCGAACCCGGGCGCTGGCTGTGTGGACGGGAGTGGGGCTGGCCGGTGGCACGGCGGGCAACCTGGCGGGCGGGTTGCTGACCCAGACGATGTCATGGCGGGCGGTGCTGCTGGTCAACGTGCCGATCGGCGTGGTGACGGCCTGGCTTGCCCGCTGCCTGCCCCCCGACCGGGCGCGCGCGAGGCCGCGGTTGGATGTGCCCGGCGCCGCGCTCGCCGTCGCCATGCTGGTGTGTGGCACGTTCGGCCTGGCGAGGGCGGGCACGCACGGCTGGAGCGACCCTGCGACGGTAACGGCACTTATCGCCTGCGGCTGTGCCCTCGTGCTGTTCGTACCTGTGCAGACCCGGTGGGCCCGGCACCCGCTGATTCCACCGCGACTGCTGGCGCACGGGCAGGTGGCGCGGGGCAACGTGATCGCGCTGCTCGCCGGTGCCTGCCTGAATCCGATGTGGTTCTTCCTGGCCTTCTCGATGCAGCAGGTGCTGCAACTGGGGCCGTTGCAGACGGGGCTCGGCTTTCTGCCGCACACCCTGCTGGCGATCGTCGTGGGTGTCGTGGTCACGCCGCGGCTGCTGCGCCGGGTGGAAGGGCGCACTCTGCTGGGCATCGGCGCGCTCGTCGCCGCAGCCGGTTTCGTCTGGCAGAGCAGGCTGACGCCGGAAAGCGGTTACCTGGAGGACGTGCTCGGCCCTGCCGTCCTCATCAGCGTCGGTAGCGGCCTGCTCAACACACCGGTCACGCTCGCGGCCACGTCCGGTGTCCCCAGGCAGGACGCCGGAGCGGCCTCCGGCCTGCTGAACACGACGAAACAGGTGGGGGCGGCGTTGGGGCTGGCCGTGTTGACGACCATCGCCGGACCCGTCTCCACCGACCAAGGGGCCCTGGCTTCGGGTTACGGCCGGGCTTTCGCCGCCATGGCGGCTGCGCTGCTGGTGGTGGCCGTGCTGGCGCTCACTTCCCCGGGAGCGGCAGTGACCTCGGACCGGGATGGTCTTCGCAGCACTCGGTGA
- a CDS encoding GAF and ANTAR domain-containing protein translates to MTEQPSLAGRAQLADVFNRVARSLEPEPDVERTVRNIVSAVSVSVPGAEHVGVSLLEDGRIRSVAPSSALVARLDEIQHELSDGPCVDATFSGQVYRTGDIVADGRWPSFGQAAAELGVTSMLAVRLFTANTLLGALNLYSTHADAFDSDTEHLTELFAAHAAVALVGANRQAQLRAALNARDVIGMAKGILMQRHGLDEDRAFGMLIQASQHANMKLREVAHWLVTECCEDHPGPRSLPLPGK, encoded by the coding sequence ATGACGGAGCAGCCGAGCCTCGCAGGCCGTGCCCAGCTCGCCGACGTCTTCAACCGGGTCGCGCGATCGCTGGAGCCCGAGCCTGACGTAGAACGCACTGTGCGCAACATCGTGTCCGCGGTGTCGGTGTCGGTGCCTGGGGCCGAGCACGTCGGCGTCTCCCTGCTGGAGGACGGTCGGATCCGCTCGGTCGCGCCGTCCAGCGCACTCGTCGCCCGGTTGGACGAGATCCAGCACGAACTCTCCGACGGCCCCTGCGTGGACGCCACCTTCAGTGGCCAGGTGTACCGCACGGGTGACATCGTCGCCGACGGGCGCTGGCCAAGCTTCGGTCAAGCCGCCGCCGAGCTCGGCGTCACCTCGATGCTCGCTGTCCGGTTGTTCACCGCGAACACGCTGCTCGGCGCGTTGAATCTGTACTCGACGCACGCGGACGCGTTCGACTCCGACACCGAGCACCTGACCGAGCTGTTCGCCGCTCACGCCGCCGTGGCACTCGTCGGCGCCAACCGCCAGGCGCAACTGCGAGCCGCGCTCAACGCAAGGGACGTCATCGGCATGGCCAAGGGCATCCTGATGCAGCGACACGGCCTCGACGAGGACAGGGCCTTCGGGATGCTGATCCAGGCCTCGCAACACGCGAACATGAAGCTGCGAGAGGTAGCACATTGGCTGGTCACCGAGTGCTGCGAAGACCATCCCGGTCCGAGGTCACTGCCGCTCCCGGGGAAGTGA
- a CDS encoding class I SAM-dependent methyltransferase, which translates to MSRSDRAPRRGAPPGRHPDLLRWNARYADEPPAFRPHPLVEAALDAGLPEGPVLELACGRSGSALALARRGRSVIAVDISDVALRQLGAEADRRGLRDRVHLVQADAQAFDTSGNRFALVLATLYWDPAAFRIGCAVVAPGGLIGWEALTAAQPRRFHVRHGELSAHLPGGFQVLSESLVQTGARVTTRLLARATAGSPLL; encoded by the coding sequence GTGTCCCGCAGCGACCGTGCCCCACGCCGCGGCGCGCCGCCGGGGCGACATCCCGACCTGCTCAGGTGGAACGCCCGCTACGCCGACGAGCCGCCCGCGTTCCGGCCGCATCCACTCGTCGAGGCCGCGCTCGACGCCGGGCTGCCGGAAGGCCCGGTACTGGAACTGGCGTGTGGCCGATCCGGCAGCGCGCTCGCGCTCGCGCGGCGAGGCAGGTCGGTGATCGCTGTCGATATCTCCGATGTCGCCCTGCGCCAGTTGGGCGCCGAGGCCGACCGGCGCGGTCTTCGCGACCGGGTGCACCTGGTGCAGGCTGACGCGCAGGCGTTCGACACCAGCGGCAACCGGTTCGCACTGGTGCTCGCGACGCTGTACTGGGACCCGGCTGCGTTCCGCATCGGCTGCGCCGTGGTGGCGCCGGGTGGGCTGATCGGTTGGGAGGCGCTCACCGCGGCGCAGCCGCGACGCTTCCATGTCCGCCACGGTGAACTGTCCGCCCACCTGCCCGGGGGGTTCCAGGTGCTGAGCGAGAGTCTGGTCCAGACCGGTGCGCGTGTGACGACCCGGTTGCTGGCGCGCGCCACGGCAGGAAGCCCGTTGCTCTAG
- a CDS encoding cupin domain-containing protein, whose product MMPQRQHPPPLARELQLSPHPEGGWYRRTWQTRHRLVPEGYPGERHSATGIYYVLGPGERSRWHRVRGDELWLWHRGAPLTLLLGGTGERPHEPAEKVMLSGAVELGHRPQVLVPAGTWQSARQDGSADVLVSCVVSPGFDFDDFELL is encoded by the coding sequence ATGATGCCGCAGCGCCAGCACCCACCGCCGCTGGCGCGCGAACTCCAACTTTCGCCGCATCCGGAAGGCGGCTGGTATCGGCGTACCTGGCAGACGCGGCACCGCCTGGTTCCCGAGGGCTACCCCGGCGAGCGTCACAGCGCAACCGGCATTTACTACGTGCTTGGCCCCGGCGAGCGATCCCGGTGGCATCGGGTGCGGGGCGACGAACTGTGGCTGTGGCACCGGGGCGCGCCACTGACGTTGCTGCTCGGTGGCACCGGCGAGCGCCCGCACGAACCCGCCGAGAAGGTGATGTTGAGCGGCGCCGTGGAACTCGGCCACCGGCCGCAGGTGTTGGTGCCCGCGGGCACGTGGCAGTCGGCCCGCCAGGACGGTAGCGCCGACGTGCTGGTGTCCTGTGTGGTCTCGCCCGGGTTCGACTTCGACGACTTCGAACTGCTGTGA
- a CDS encoding J domain-containing protein — protein sequence MSRQHPPDPTDPYSVLGVCRTATAAELSAAYRRLVRAAHPDNSGGDPDRLTTVVNAYRLLRDPKQRARYDRQHPPDPTERTDPSAPNDRGAWWPREPDIRVGPVAPPFPAVIPFCPATPRPAALTQPARPAPRRLTHRRPPATPLPRRAR from the coding sequence ATGTCGAGACAGCACCCGCCGGACCCCACCGACCCCTACTCCGTTCTCGGCGTTTGCCGCACGGCGACGGCAGCGGAGCTTTCGGCCGCGTACCGACGGCTGGTCCGTGCCGCCCATCCCGACAACAGCGGCGGCGACCCGGACCGGCTCACCACCGTCGTCAACGCATACCGGCTACTGCGGGACCCGAAGCAGCGCGCGCGGTACGACCGGCAGCACCCGCCGGACCCCACCGAACGCACCGACCCCTCCGCGCCCAACGACCGCGGAGCGTGGTGGCCTCGGGAGCCGGACATCCGGGTCGGACCCGTTGCGCCGCCATTTCCCGCTGTGATCCCCTTCTGCCCCGCCACACCGAGACCGGCAGCGCTCACCCAGCCAGCGCGGCCAGCGCCGCGCCGATTGACACACCGGCGACCGCCAGCAACGCCGCTCCCGCGGCGGGCCCGGTGA
- a CDS encoding Hsp20/alpha crystallin family protein → MLMRTDPFRELDRLTQQVFGANGTTTRPTVMPMDAYRAGEEFVVHFDLPGVSPDTIDLDVERNVLTVRAERKPDYADDADVQVAERPRGVFSRQLFLGDTLDTDRISADYDAGVLTLRIPIAEQAKPRKIAITGGSERKKINA, encoded by the coding sequence ATGTTGATGCGCACGGATCCGTTCCGGGAGTTGGACCGGCTGACCCAGCAGGTGTTCGGCGCGAACGGCACCACGACGCGGCCAACCGTGATGCCCATGGACGCCTACCGCGCGGGCGAGGAGTTCGTCGTGCACTTCGACCTGCCCGGCGTCTCCCCGGACACCATCGACCTGGACGTGGAGCGCAACGTGCTGACGGTTCGGGCCGAGCGCAAGCCCGACTACGCCGACGACGCCGACGTGCAGGTCGCCGAGCGGCCGCGAGGCGTGTTCAGCAGGCAACTGTTCCTCGGCGACACGCTCGACACCGACCGGATCAGCGCGGACTACGACGCCGGAGTGCTCACACTGCGCATCCCGATCGCGGAGCAGGCGAAGCCTCGCAAGATCGCCATCACCGGCGGATCGGAACGTAAGAAGATCAACGCCTGA
- the lysX gene encoding bifunctional lysylphosphatidylglycerol synthetase/lysine--tRNA ligase LysX — translation MSHALDDSSDELPEQMRIRREKLERLREAGVDPYPVGYPRTTSIAEVRQKHDALEADKATGEQVAVTGRVMLYRTGGKLCFATIRDESGAIQVMLSLDKIGAEALQTWKNDVDLGDHVGVTGEVITSKRGELSVLAHSWSLTSKCLRPLPEKHKGLTDPEARVRQRYVDLIVNPEARQLARQRATAVQAIRSVLLERDFLEVETPMLHSVHGGATARPFTTHINAYDLDLYLRIAPELYLKRLVVGGLERVFEINRSFRNEGADSSHNPEFTMLEWYQAYGDYNTGAVLTRELVQQAAIAVFGDTVVRSPRHGEVDLGGEWPAITLYGSVSEALGEEVTPRTPVEILRKYADAREIAWSPAWGQGKLVEELFEALVEHTLIQPTFVRDYPLETSPLTRQHRDDPLLTEKWDLIGFGLELGTCFSELIDPVEQRRRLTEQSLLAAGGDPEAMQLDEDFLRALEYGMPPTAGAGLGIDRLLMGFTGKGIRETILFPMVKPDQRG, via the coding sequence GTGAGTCACGCGCTGGACGATTCCTCCGACGAGCTGCCCGAGCAGATGCGCATCCGGCGAGAGAAGCTGGAGCGGCTGCGGGAGGCGGGTGTCGACCCCTACCCGGTCGGCTACCCGCGCACCACCTCGATCGCCGAGGTCAGGCAGAAGCACGACGCGTTGGAGGCGGACAAGGCGACCGGCGAGCAGGTGGCCGTGACGGGCCGAGTCATGCTGTACCGCACGGGCGGCAAGCTGTGCTTCGCCACGATCCGGGACGAGTCCGGCGCCATCCAGGTCATGCTCTCGCTGGACAAGATCGGTGCCGAGGCACTGCAGACGTGGAAGAACGACGTCGACCTCGGCGACCACGTGGGCGTGACCGGCGAGGTCATCACCTCCAAGCGCGGTGAGCTTTCGGTGCTGGCGCACAGCTGGTCGCTGACGTCGAAGTGCCTGCGACCGCTTCCGGAGAAACACAAGGGGCTCACCGATCCCGAGGCCAGGGTCCGGCAGCGCTACGTCGATCTGATCGTCAATCCGGAAGCGCGGCAACTGGCCAGGCAACGTGCCACCGCGGTGCAGGCGATCAGGTCGGTGCTGCTGGAGCGCGATTTCCTCGAGGTCGAGACACCGATGCTGCACAGCGTCCACGGTGGTGCGACGGCCAGGCCGTTCACCACCCACATCAACGCCTACGACCTGGACCTGTACCTGCGCATCGCGCCGGAGCTGTACCTCAAGCGCCTCGTGGTCGGTGGGCTCGAGCGGGTCTTCGAGATCAACCGCAGCTTCCGTAACGAGGGCGCGGACTCCAGCCACAACCCGGAGTTCACGATGCTGGAGTGGTACCAGGCCTACGGCGACTACAACACCGGTGCCGTGCTCACCAGGGAACTGGTACAGCAGGCCGCCATCGCGGTGTTCGGCGACACTGTGGTCCGCAGCCCCCGCCACGGCGAGGTGGATCTCGGCGGCGAGTGGCCCGCGATCACGCTTTACGGCTCGGTGTCGGAAGCGCTCGGCGAGGAGGTCACTCCCCGCACACCGGTGGAGATCCTGCGCAAGTACGCCGACGCCCGCGAGATCGCCTGGAGCCCGGCATGGGGCCAGGGCAAGCTCGTCGAGGAGTTGTTCGAGGCGTTGGTGGAGCACACGCTGATCCAACCGACTTTCGTGCGTGACTACCCGCTGGAGACCAGCCCGTTGACGCGGCAGCATCGCGACGACCCACTACTGACGGAGAAGTGGGACCTGATCGGGTTCGGTCTGGAGCTGGGCACGTGTTTCTCCGAGTTGATCGACCCGGTGGAGCAGCGGCGCAGGCTGACCGAGCAGTCGTTGCTCGCCGCGGGTGGTGACCCGGAGGCGATGCAGCTCGACGAGGACTTCCTGCGGGCGCTGGAGTACGGCATGCCTCCTACTGCCGGAGCGGGACTTGGCATCGATCGGCTGCTGATGGGCTTCACCGGTAAGGGGATCAGGGAGACCATCCTGTTCCCGATGGTCAAGCCCGACCAGCGGGGCTGA
- a CDS encoding LysE family translocator, whose product MSVEFLLTSLVVVITPGTGVLYTMAAGLARGVRASLVAAVGCTLGIVPHVLAAITGVAALLHTSAVAFQTLKYLGVAYLLYLAWSTLRERGALAVTRDSAPDSAKRPASKVIASGIAVNVLNPKLTIFFLAFLPQFVSAGEPSALPRMLQLSGVFMLMTLVVFAGYGAFAAAIRTHVISRPAVLRWLRRTFAGAFVALGVRLALAER is encoded by the coding sequence GTGAGCGTGGAGTTTCTGCTGACGTCGCTTGTGGTGGTGATAACCCCGGGTACGGGCGTGCTCTACACCATGGCGGCCGGACTGGCCCGTGGCGTGCGGGCCAGCTTGGTCGCCGCGGTCGGGTGCACGCTCGGCATCGTGCCGCACGTACTGGCGGCGATCACCGGGGTCGCCGCGCTGCTGCACACCAGCGCGGTGGCCTTCCAGACGCTGAAGTACCTGGGCGTGGCATACCTGCTCTACCTGGCTTGGAGCACGCTGCGCGAACGCGGGGCGCTGGCCGTAACGCGGGACTCGGCACCGGACAGCGCGAAGCGGCCAGCCTCGAAGGTCATCGCCTCCGGCATCGCCGTCAACGTCCTCAATCCCAAACTCACGATCTTCTTCCTGGCGTTCCTTCCACAGTTCGTGAGCGCGGGCGAGCCGTCGGCGCTGCCGCGAATGCTGCAACTCAGCGGCGTGTTCATGCTCATGACTCTTGTGGTGTTCGCGGGCTACGGCGCGTTCGCCGCCGCGATAAGGACCCACGTCATCTCGCGCCCCGCCGTGTTGAGGTGGCTGCGCCGCACCTTCGCGGGCGCGTTCGTCGCGCTGGGTGTGAGGCTGGCTCTGGCCGAGCGATGA
- a CDS encoding PspC domain-containing protein, producing MTTTTTLSRPRNNRVIAGVCAGLAERVGWKPRNMRLLFLVSCLLPGPQFLVYLALWLIMPNSEN from the coding sequence ATGACGACCACGACGACATTGAGCAGGCCGAGGAACAACCGGGTGATCGCGGGGGTCTGTGCGGGCCTCGCCGAGCGGGTGGGCTGGAAGCCGAGGAACATGCGGCTGCTGTTCCTGGTGTCCTGCCTGCTTCCGGGGCCGCAGTTCCTGGTGTACCTGGCGCTGTGGCTGATCATGCCGAACAGCGAGAACTGA
- a CDS encoding pentapeptide repeat-containing protein: MSRQHRTTSHDDLGPQLRADCASCFGLCCVALPFASGADFAADKPAGSACHNLSADFRCGIHSRLRAEGYPGCVAFDCFGAGQKVSKLTFGGQDWRGDSGRARRMFDTFTVMRQLHEVLRYLTEALRLPAARPIHGELRRVRAELWQATLGEVDELLALDVAALRERANTLLLRASELARCVVPGRKPDRRGADLTGARLRAARLTGASLRGASLVAADLTGADLRVADFTGADLRGADLSGADLEGALFLTEPQLQAARGSAATRLPEGTPRPSHW; encoded by the coding sequence TTGTCCCGGCAGCATCGCACCACCTCCCACGACGACCTGGGGCCGCAGCTACGGGCCGACTGCGCGAGCTGCTTCGGACTGTGCTGCGTGGCACTGCCCTTCGCCTCGGGCGCCGACTTCGCCGCCGACAAGCCCGCGGGCAGTGCCTGCCACAACTTGTCGGCCGACTTCCGCTGCGGGATTCACTCCCGGTTGCGGGCCGAGGGCTATCCCGGCTGCGTGGCCTTCGACTGCTTCGGCGCTGGGCAGAAGGTGTCGAAGTTGACCTTCGGCGGGCAGGACTGGCGCGGTGACTCCGGGCGCGCGAGGCGAATGTTCGACACCTTCACCGTCATGCGGCAACTGCACGAGGTGCTGCGCTACCTCACCGAGGCGCTACGGCTGCCCGCAGCGCGCCCGATCCACGGCGAGCTTCGCCGGGTCCGGGCCGAACTGTGGCAGGCCACCCTCGGAGAGGTCGACGAGTTGCTGGCGCTCGATGTCGCCGCACTGCGAGAGCGGGCCAACACGCTGCTACTACGCGCGAGCGAGTTGGCCCGCTGCGTTGTGCCCGGCCGAAAACCCGACCGCAGGGGCGCCGACCTCACCGGAGCCCGACTGCGCGCAGCGCGGCTGACCGGCGCGAGCCTGCGTGGCGCGAGCCTGGTGGCCGCCGATCTCACCGGCGCGGACCTGCGCGTGGCCGACTTCACCGGCGCGGATTTGCGCGGCGCCGACCTCAGTGGGGCCGACCTGGAGGGGGCGCTGTTCCTGACCGAACCCCAGCTACAGGCAGCCAGGGGAAGTGCGGCCACACGACTACCGGAGGGAACGCCTCGCCCCTCGCACTGGTAG